In a single window of the Limnochorda sp. L945t genome:
- a CDS encoding methyl-accepting chemotaxis protein — protein MAVEQAGSLQVSRWNPTNWSIKVRLGFIILIPTVAAAMIGLNGVRTSREVFSELELLGTRRIVALDLVLQADRDLYQALSAFNELFARSPADPKYPSLRKDVEDNATQALSRSTQARALLADPQDKARIDAFVAGVGQWKQRASQILAQHESGALSAADAVREADSVRQEILEPARAQIDQLEDRFNETTRAQVARAEANHAASEKAMWLLLVGGLLLSSLVVWLAGRSVAAHVILLRDRLRTTAQAADLTQRMPVRSSDEMGEAAASFNHLVHTFRGLIGETRRAAQQVASSSQELARSSEQVGRAIQQVAATVNQMAAGTQRQSAAATTAAGATRQTGEMVHRLAETARRLAEGTAQTAQLAKEGRNALAAMLQQMSQIRSTVGESGKAVEDLGQRSQRIGQIVDVITGIAEQTNLLALNAAIEAARAGEQGRGFAVVAEEVRKLAEQSRQAASEIATLIGGIRQEVDRAIRNSAAGQSAVAEGVQSIETSGQSFEAIARAVEQMVQQVQEVSASAQQIAGASEQAVKAAEEIAAISQENAAGTEEIASSTEEQSSAMEHIGSAAGSLASLAQEMVKAVEVFRV, from the coding sequence GTGGCTGTCGAGCAGGCGGGATCGCTGCAGGTGTCGCGGTGGAATCCCACCAACTGGTCGATCAAGGTCCGGCTCGGGTTCATCATCTTGATACCAACCGTTGCGGCCGCGATGATCGGGTTGAACGGCGTGAGGACATCCCGGGAGGTCTTCTCCGAGCTCGAGCTGCTCGGCACTCGCCGGATCGTTGCCCTTGACCTCGTCCTCCAGGCGGACCGGGACCTCTACCAGGCTCTGTCGGCCTTCAACGAGTTGTTCGCCCGCTCGCCTGCCGACCCGAAGTACCCGTCGCTGCGCAAGGACGTGGAGGACAACGCGACCCAGGCCCTCTCGAGGTCTACCCAGGCCAGGGCATTGCTCGCCGACCCGCAGGACAAAGCCCGGATTGACGCTTTCGTGGCCGGTGTGGGGCAGTGGAAGCAACGAGCGAGCCAGATCCTCGCCCAGCACGAAAGTGGAGCCCTCAGCGCGGCAGACGCCGTCAGGGAGGCCGATTCGGTTCGCCAGGAGATCCTCGAACCCGCACGCGCGCAGATCGACCAGCTCGAGGACCGGTTCAACGAGACCACGCGCGCCCAGGTGGCACGCGCTGAGGCCAACCACGCCGCGAGCGAGAAGGCCATGTGGCTTCTGCTGGTGGGCGGCCTCTTGCTCTCCTCCCTCGTGGTCTGGCTCGCAGGCCGTTCTGTCGCAGCGCACGTCATCCTGCTCCGCGACCGCCTGCGCACCACCGCGCAGGCGGCCGACCTGACGCAACGGATGCCCGTGCGCTCTTCTGACGAGATGGGCGAGGCGGCTGCGTCGTTCAACCATCTGGTGCACACGTTCAGGGGGCTCATCGGCGAGACTCGAAGAGCAGCCCAACAGGTCGCCTCGTCCAGCCAGGAGCTGGCCAGGTCTTCTGAGCAAGTGGGCCGGGCCATTCAACAGGTGGCGGCAACGGTGAACCAGATGGCCGCAGGCACCCAACGCCAGTCGGCAGCTGCCACGACGGCAGCGGGCGCCACCCGGCAGACCGGCGAGATGGTGCACCGGCTCGCCGAAACCGCCCGGCGCCTCGCCGAAGGCACCGCCCAGACCGCCCAACTGGCGAAGGAGGGGCGCAACGCCCTGGCCGCCATGCTCCAGCAGATGAGCCAGATCCGGTCCACCGTGGGCGAATCCGGCAAGGCCGTCGAGGACCTGGGCCAGCGCTCCCAGCGGATTGGGCAGATCGTGGACGTGATCACCGGCATCGCCGAACAGACCAACCTGCTGGCGCTCAATGCAGCCATCGAAGCAGCCCGGGCCGGGGAGCAAGGCCGGGGCTTTGCGGTGGTGGCCGAGGAGGTGAGGAAGCTGGCCGAACAGTCCCGCCAGGCGGCCTCGGAGATCGCCACGCTCATCGGGGGGATCCGCCAGGAGGTGGACCGGGCGATTCGCAACTCTGCGGCCGGGCAGAGCGCAGTGGCCGAAGGGGTTCAGTCTATCGAGACGTCCGGCCAGAGCTTCGAGGCCATCGCGCGGGCGGTGGAGCAGATGGTTCAGCAAGTCCAGGAGGTAAGCGCCTCGGCCCAGCAAATTGCGGGGGCGAGCGAACAAGCGGTCAAGGCGGCCGAGGAGATCGCCGCCATCAGCCAGGAGAATGCGGCCGGGACCGAGGAGATCGCCTCGAGCACCGAGGAACAGTCGTCGGCCATGGAGCATATCGGCAGCGCCGCCGGCAGCCTGGCGAGCCTGGCGCAGGAGATGGTGAAGGC
- a CDS encoding HXXEE domain-containing protein: protein MGRVLALYLLAVAVQALHVLEEFRTGFHRAFPAALGFKPWSDEFFLTLNLVALSVFISSAAAWGVGWKPAVAVIWAFSVAMLGNGIVHPVLAVRRRAYFPGMYTALAHLALALLLLQALLQGETHPW, encoded by the coding sequence ATGGGGCGCGTCCTGGCCCTTTACCTGCTCGCGGTGGCAGTTCAGGCGCTGCATGTGCTCGAGGAGTTTCGAACCGGGTTTCACCGCGCCTTTCCTGCGGCACTGGGGTTCAAGCCATGGTCGGATGAGTTTTTCCTCACCCTCAACCTCGTGGCGCTCTCCGTCTTCATCTCGAGCGCCGCCGCCTGGGGCGTGGGATGGAAGCCAGCTGTGGCCGTGATCTGGGCGTTCTCCGTTGCCATGCTCGGAAACGGCATCGTGCATCCCGTGCTCGCCGTCCGTCGGCGCGCCTACTTCCCCGGGATGTACACCGCACTGGCCCACCTGGCGCTGGCCTTGCTGCTCCTACAGGCGCTCCTGCAGGGAGAAACGCACCCCTGGTAG